The Parafrankia irregularis genome contains a region encoding:
- a CDS encoding NuoB/complex I 20 kDa subunit family protein, with the protein MGLEEKLPGGVLLTTVEMLANWSRRSSLWPATFGLACCAIEMMSTGAGRYDLSRFGMEVFRASPRQADLMIVAGRVSQKMAPVLRQIYDQMPEPKWVLSMGVCASSGGMFNNYAIVQGVDHIVPVDMYLPGCPPRPEMLMDAIIKLHEKILAGSVAGKIEHTKIGSAPYAKPIEVATAQAGLPAGALDTRTLSVNDRKRFSIPEGAPAPAGLGAVEPSLDARRPAAIAPPSIFGRGKRVPFDAKPTDESRAGGPGPSTETLTDD; encoded by the coding sequence ATGGGACTAGAAGAGAAGCTTCCCGGTGGAGTGCTGCTGACCACCGTCGAGATGCTGGCCAACTGGTCGCGACGCTCCTCGCTGTGGCCGGCCACCTTCGGCCTGGCCTGCTGCGCCATCGAGATGATGTCGACCGGTGCCGGTCGGTACGACCTGTCCCGCTTCGGGATGGAGGTCTTCCGGGCCAGCCCCCGCCAGGCCGACCTCATGATCGTGGCCGGCCGGGTCAGTCAGAAGATGGCCCCGGTGCTGCGCCAGATCTACGACCAGATGCCCGAGCCCAAGTGGGTGCTGTCGATGGGTGTCTGCGCCAGCAGCGGCGGGATGTTCAACAACTACGCGATCGTGCAGGGCGTCGACCACATCGTGCCGGTCGACATGTACCTGCCCGGCTGCCCGCCGCGTCCCGAGATGCTGATGGACGCGATCATCAAGCTGCACGAGAAGATCCTCGCCGGGTCGGTCGCGGGGAAGATCGAGCACACGAAGATCGGCTCGGCGCCCTACGCCAAGCCCATCGAGGTCGCCACCGCCCAGGCCGGCCTGCCGGCGGGGGCGCTCGACACCCGTACGCTGTCGGTCAACGACCGCAAGCGTTTCAGCATCCCCGAGGGCGCACCGGCCCCGGCCGGCCTCGGCGCCGTCGAGCCCTCGCTGGATGCCCGCCGCCCCGCCGCGATCGCCCCGCCGTCGATCTTCGGCCGAGGCAAGCGGGTGCCGTTCGACGCGAAGCCGACCGACGAGTCCCGGGCCGGTGGTCCCGGCCCGAGCACGGAGACCCTGACCGATGACTGA
- a CDS encoding NADH-quinone oxidoreductase subunit A yields the protein MLDSYVPILVLLAIAMLFAVGSVVVSTLVGPKRFNRAKVDIYECGIEPEPVPAGPHRFPVKYYITAMLFIVFDIEIIFLFPWAVAFDSLAVFGLGAMVSFMATIFVAYAYMWRRGGLEWD from the coding sequence ATGCTTGACAGTTATGTGCCGATCCTCGTTCTGCTCGCGATCGCGATGCTGTTCGCGGTTGGTTCCGTGGTGGTGAGCACCCTGGTCGGCCCGAAACGGTTCAACCGTGCCAAGGTCGACATCTACGAGTGCGGTATCGAACCCGAGCCGGTGCCGGCTGGGCCGCACCGGTTCCCGGTGAAGTACTACATCACCGCGATGCTCTTCATCGTCTTCGACATCGAGATCATCTTCCTGTTCCCGTGGGCCGTCGCGTTCGACAGCCTCGCGGTCTTCGGTCTCGGCGCGATGGTGTCGTTCATGGCGACGATCTTCGTCGCCTACGCCTACATGTGGCGCCGGGGGGGTCTGGAATGGGACTAG
- a CDS encoding geranylgeranyl reductase family protein: protein MAKRDGARTDDRPDADVIVVGAGPGGSAAAYHLARTGLDVLLLEKSTFPREKVCGDGLTPRAVRSLVEMGIDTSTEAGWLRNKGLRIVGGGVRLELPWPELASWPDYGLVRPRADFDEMLARHAVKAGARLREATSVTGPLRDERTGRVIGVTARSGVDRAPVNFHAPVVVAADGNSARIALALGIRRREDRPLGVAVRRYYRSPRTNDDFLESHLELWEGRPRESRLLPGYGWIFGMGDGTSNVGLGMLNTATAFQNTDYRDLLERWLSPLPAEWGFGEENALGPVRGSALPMAFNRTPHYQDGVLLVGDAGGMVNPFNGEGIAYAMESGRIAAETIVLALARHSGPARERALARYPEIIRETYGGYYTLGRFFVQLIGNPTVMGLGTRYGLPRQTLMRFVLKIMANLTDPQGGDAADRLINALTRLTPAS from the coding sequence ATGGCGAAACGAGACGGCGCCCGAACGGACGACCGCCCCGACGCCGACGTCATCGTGGTGGGCGCGGGGCCCGGCGGGTCGGCGGCGGCCTACCACCTGGCCCGCACCGGCCTCGATGTGCTGCTGCTGGAGAAGAGCACCTTCCCGCGGGAGAAGGTCTGCGGTGACGGGCTGACCCCGCGCGCCGTGCGCAGCCTCGTCGAGATGGGGATCGACACCTCCACCGAGGCCGGCTGGCTGCGGAACAAGGGGCTGCGCATCGTCGGTGGCGGCGTGCGGCTCGAGCTGCCGTGGCCGGAGCTGGCGAGCTGGCCCGACTACGGGCTCGTCCGGCCCCGCGCGGACTTCGACGAGATGCTCGCGCGACACGCCGTGAAGGCCGGGGCGCGGTTGCGGGAGGCGACGTCGGTGACCGGCCCGCTGCGCGACGAGCGCACCGGCCGGGTGATCGGGGTGACCGCCAGGTCGGGGGTGGACCGGGCTCCGGTGAACTTCCACGCGCCGGTCGTCGTCGCGGCGGACGGGAACAGCGCGCGTATCGCGCTCGCGCTCGGGATTCGCCGGCGGGAGGACCGGCCGCTCGGCGTGGCGGTGCGCCGCTACTACCGCAGCCCGCGTACCAACGACGACTTCCTGGAGTCCCACCTCGAGCTGTGGGAGGGCAGGCCGCGGGAGAGCCGGCTCCTTCCCGGATACGGCTGGATCTTCGGTATGGGTGACGGCACCAGCAATGTCGGCCTGGGCATGCTGAACACCGCGACGGCCTTCCAGAACACCGACTACCGGGATCTGCTGGAGCGGTGGCTGTCGCCGCTTCCGGCGGAGTGGGGATTCGGCGAGGAGAACGCGCTCGGGCCGGTCCGCGGGAGCGCCCTGCCGATGGCGTTCAACCGCACCCCGCACTACCAGGACGGAGTTCTGCTCGTCGGTGACGCCGGCGGGATGGTGAACCCGTTCAACGGTGAGGGCATCGCCTATGCGATGGAATCGGGCCGCATTGCGGCGGAGACGATCGTGCTCGCGCTCGCCCGGCACTCCGGGCCGGCTCGTGAGCGGGCGCTGGCCCGTTATCCGGAGATCATCCGGGAGACCTATGGGGGCTATTACACCCTGGGCCGCTTCTTTGTACAGCTCATCGGGAATCCAACCGTGATGGGCCTCGGTACCCGGTACGGACTGCCTCGGCAGACGCTGATGCGCTTCGTCCTGAAGATCATGGCTAATCTCACCGATCCGCAGGGAGGTGATGCCGCCGACCGACTGATCAACGCGCTTACCCGGCTGACTCCCGCCTCCTGA
- a CDS encoding NADH-quinone oxidoreductase subunit C — translation MTELVPGSAGVPGGPGGRRRDAFGARGSGDTSGFGGLVPPVPSLASSARPFGDDAADSVYDTLERVFPELGDAVERVVFAYGELTIHVRRERLLDVAWTLRDDPGLRFELLSSLSGVDYPDDLTGRRLHSVVHLTSMTHRRRLRVEVSVADGDPTLPSLTPVWPTADWHEREAYDLFGLIYEGHPGLARIMMPDDWVGHPQRKDYPLGGIAVDYKGAQIPPPDTRRSYS, via the coding sequence ATGACTGAGCTGGTTCCGGGTAGTGCCGGAGTGCCGGGAGGCCCGGGCGGCCGTCGCCGGGACGCCTTCGGCGCGCGCGGCAGCGGCGACACCTCCGGGTTCGGCGGGCTCGTGCCGCCGGTGCCCAGCCTGGCCTCCAGCGCCAGGCCGTTCGGGGACGACGCCGCGGACTCGGTGTACGACACCCTGGAGCGGGTCTTCCCCGAACTGGGCGACGCTGTCGAGCGGGTCGTGTTCGCGTACGGCGAGCTGACGATCCATGTGCGCCGCGAGCGGCTGCTGGATGTCGCCTGGACGCTGCGCGACGACCCGGGCCTGCGCTTCGAGTTGCTGTCGTCGCTGTCCGGGGTCGACTATCCGGACGACCTCACCGGCCGCCGCCTGCACTCGGTCGTGCACCTGACCTCGATGACCCACCGCCGCCGGCTGCGCGTCGAGGTCTCGGTGGCCGACGGCGATCCGACTCTGCCGAGCCTGACTCCGGTCTGGCCGACCGCGGACTGGCACGAGCGTGAGGCCTACGACCTGTTCGGCCTCATCTACGAGGGCCACCCGGGCCTGGCCCGGATCATGATGCCGGACGACTGGGTGGGCCACCCGCAGCGCAAGGACTATCCGCTCGGCGGCATCGCCGTCGACTACAAGGGCGCGCAGATCCCGCCCCCTGACACCCGCCGGAGCTACTCGTGA
- a CDS encoding dienelactone hydrolase family protein has product MTSETVVLTTADGPTPAFIAEPGRTVRGGVLIVHEVFGLTDHITDVCRRFADAGWRAVAPDLYHRQGSPVFDHADAGAALTLRGRLAGDDILDDLDSGLMVLAESGTPIDRSAVVGFCMGGSIAFHAAVHRPFAAAVTFYGGGIEDGRFGEPSQLEVATSLQTPWLGLYGDLDPSTPVEQVEHLRMAVSLADVDTEIVRYPGVRHAFYNDARPDFYDATAAHDAWARTLAWLEAHVPR; this is encoded by the coding sequence ATGACATCAGAAACAGTCGTCCTCACCACTGCGGACGGCCCCACCCCCGCCTTCATCGCGGAACCCGGACGTACCGTCCGCGGCGGAGTGCTCATCGTGCACGAGGTGTTCGGCCTCACCGACCACATCACCGACGTCTGCCGCAGGTTCGCGGACGCCGGCTGGCGGGCCGTCGCCCCGGACCTCTACCACCGGCAGGGATCACCCGTGTTCGACCACGCGGACGCCGGCGCGGCACTCACGCTGCGCGGGCGGCTGGCCGGTGACGACATCCTCGACGACCTGGACTCCGGACTGATGGTCCTCGCCGAGTCGGGAACACCGATCGACCGAAGCGCGGTCGTCGGATTCTGCATGGGCGGCAGCATCGCCTTCCACGCCGCGGTCCACCGCCCGTTCGCGGCGGCGGTCACGTTCTACGGAGGCGGGATCGAGGACGGGCGCTTCGGGGAGCCCTCGCAGCTCGAGGTCGCCACCAGCCTGCAGACCCCCTGGCTGGGCCTGTACGGCGACCTCGACCCGTCGACGCCGGTCGAGCAGGTGGAGCATCTGCGGATGGCGGTCTCCCTCGCCGACGTCGACACGGAGATCGTGCGCTATCCCGGGGTCAGGCACGCGTTCTACAACGACGCCCGACCGGACTTCTACGACGCCACGGCGGCCCACGACGCCTGGGCCCGCACGCTCGCCTGGCTGGAGGCCCACGTCCCCAGGTAA